Genomic DNA from Betaproteobacteria bacterium:
GATTGCACCTTGCCGATCCAGTCGATGTTGCCACCGACGGGGCCGAGGTCCTCGGCGAGCTGCGCCCACTTCGACAACACCAGGTCGAACAAGTCGTCGTAGAGAATCTCGACGGGGTCCACGAAATCGGAGAGGGACTTGCCCTGGAAGCAAGCGTACTGCTTCATGGCTTCGTTCAGCGCGACGACTGGCCCGTCAGGCGCTTGCGACCATCCTTTGCCGTGACGACCGATACCGTGGACGAAAAAGATCACGTTCTTCATGGGACGGCCTCCGACAAGTGTGGGGGACACATCATCCGGCCTCGACGAGTCGCATCGTCGTCTTGACCGGTGGACTACTCGAACATCATAGTTGGCGGAAGGAGAAAGTCAACCGACGGGATCGTGCCTTGATTCTTGCGGGGATTTTGATCAGAGATCTTTTCACTGCGGGACGTTCGGACATTCGGCTGCGTAATTCCAGGACCTGCGGAATCCCCGCCTAGTTAAGAAAGGAAGTGATCCGACTCAACGGCCCGCCGCGTCGAGCCGTGCGAGCTTGACGGCATCGAGCTGCAGCCGGGTGGCTGCGAACAGATCTTCGAGTTGGGGCAGGGACGTTGCGCTCGCAATCGGAGCCGTGATTCCGGGCTGGGCCATCAGCCAGGCGAGCGCGACGCGCGCCGGCGTCGACGACGTTTCCTTCGCAACACTGTCCAGGGCGTCGAGAATGCGGTAGCCCCGCTCGTTGAGGTATTTCTTCACGCTTTGCCCGCGCGGACTTTTCGCGAGATCCGCTTCGGAACGATATTTTCCCGTCAGGAAGCCGCTCGCGAGAGAAAAGTAGCTGATTACGCCCACGTTGTTGCGAACGCAGACCTCCCGCAGCCTGGCTTCGAAATCCGCACGGTCGTAGAGGTTGTAGTTCGGTTGCATCGACTCGTAGCGCGGGAGATTGTGCTGATTGCTCACGGTGAGCGCTGCCTCGAAGCGTTCGGCGCTGTAGTTCGAGGCGCCGATGACCCGGACCTTGCCGGCCTTGATGAGCGCGTCGTAGGCGCCCAGCGTGTCCGCCAGCGGCGTCCCCGCGTCATCGGTGTGCGACTGGTACAGGTCGATATGGTCGGTCTGCAGGCGCTTGAGCGAATCCTCGACGGCGCGCTTTATGTAAGCGGGCGAGAGGCCCTTCTTGTTCGGCGCCATCTCCATGCCGACCTTGGCGGCGATGACGACCTTGTCGCGCTTACCGCTCTTCTTCATCCATTTGCCAATGATGGTTTCCGATTCGCCGCCCTTGTTGCCGGGGACCCAGCGCGAATACGTGTCGGCCGTGTCGATGAAGTTGAAGCCTTCATCCACAAACCGGTCAAGCAGGCGCATC
This window encodes:
- a CDS encoding aldo/keto reductase, producing MQKRKLGRSGLEVSSLAFGGNVFGWTADEATSMRLLDRFVDEGFNFIDTADTYSRWVPGNKGGESETIIGKWMKKSGKRDKVVIAAKVGMEMAPNKKGLSPAYIKRAVEDSLKRLQTDHIDLYQSHTDDAGTPLADTLGAYDALIKAGKVRVIGASNYSAERFEAALTVSNQHNLPRYESMQPNYNLYDRADFEARLREVCVRNNVGVISYFSLASGFLTGKYRSEADLAKSPRGQSVKKYLNERGYRILDALDSVAKETSSTPARVALAWLMAQPGITAPIASATSLPQLEDLFAATRLQLDAVKLARLDAAGR